Proteins from a genomic interval of Desulfobacterales bacterium:
- a CDS encoding aminopeptidase: MLTEKQLVRYADVLLWGLQTAKSRRITRNDLVLIRFDLAAVRLAEILFAKLLAAGAHPLLRLNPTASMERDFYMLSNNKQLVFIPPGEEKLFSRLDGSISIYAPQSMTHLAKIDSKKIATALLSKKKLRDVLDTKEARGKFSWTLCIFPTAELAKHARISQKAYSSQVARACFLNAASPEKEWQRIYKQAQAIKRWLNQLPVSALQVTSDNVDLHISLGDKRRWVGISGRNIPSFEIFVSPDWRGTHGTYYADQPSYRSGNYVRGVRLKFDNGRLTKIRTQKGQDFMQQQLQMDKGASRLGEFSLTDKRFSRINRFMANTLYDENYGGTFGNCHIALGSSYSNTYSGNTIELTKPLKRKLGFNESALHWDFVNTEKKQVIAILKSGKEVLIYENGKFTH; the protein is encoded by the coding sequence GTGCTGACCGAAAAACAGCTCGTGCGCTATGCCGATGTCTTATTGTGGGGCCTGCAAACCGCCAAATCCCGCCGCATCACCCGCAACGACCTTGTGCTCATTCGTTTTGACCTGGCAGCCGTACGCTTGGCCGAAATTTTATTTGCCAAGTTGCTCGCGGCCGGGGCGCATCCGCTGCTGCGCCTAAATCCCACTGCCTCAATGGAGCGCGACTTTTACATGCTATCCAACAACAAGCAACTGGTGTTTATTCCGCCGGGTGAAGAAAAACTGTTTTCCCGCTTAGATGGCAGCATTTCAATCTATGCCCCTCAATCAATGACACACCTGGCCAAAATTGATTCCAAAAAAATCGCAACAGCACTGCTTTCCAAAAAAAAATTGCGTGATGTGCTTGATACCAAAGAGGCCCGGGGAAAATTTAGCTGGACGTTATGTATTTTCCCTACAGCTGAATTGGCGAAACATGCACGCATCAGTCAAAAAGCGTATAGCAGCCAGGTTGCCAGAGCCTGTTTTTTAAATGCGGCTTCTCCAGAAAAAGAATGGCAGCGCATATACAAGCAAGCGCAAGCCATCAAGCGTTGGCTCAACCAATTACCGGTAAGCGCTTTGCAGGTGACTTCTGATAATGTGGACTTGCATATTTCACTGGGAGATAAACGACGCTGGGTTGGCATATCGGGACGCAATATTCCCAGCTTTGAAATATTTGTCTCGCCAGATTGGCGTGGCACCCATGGCACCTATTATGCGGACCAGCCCTCTTATCGCAGCGGCAATTACGTGCGTGGGGTGCGTCTGAAGTTTGATAACGGCCGCCTGACCAAAATTAGAACTCAAAAGGGCCAGGACTTCATGCAGCAGCAACTGCAAATGGATAAGGGCGCCAGCCGCCTGGGTGAGTTTTCATTAACCGATAAACGTTTTTCACGAATCAACCGCTTTATGGCCAATACGCTTTATGATGAAAACTACGGTGGCACATTCGGTAACTGTCACATAGCACTGGGGTCTTCGTACTCAAATACGTATTCCGGCAATACCATCGAACTGACAAAGCCGCTAAAACGCAAATTGGGCTTTAACGAATCCGCCCTGCA